The genomic stretch GACCAACAGGGAACCGCCCATCTTCTGCACCTGTTCAGCAAGCCGACCCAGACAGAGATCCACGGTCTCACAGGCCTGCACCGCCGCCTCAATAACTCCGGTATGCCCGACCATATCACCGTTGGCAAAGTTGAGGATGACCAGATCATAGGGCGTGCCTGCTGCCGCCTGATCCGTTAGCGTAGCCAATAAGCGGTCAGTGACCTCCACCGCACTCATGGCCGGTTTGAGATCGTAGGTGGCTACATCCCGTGGGGATTCAATGAGGATACGGTCTTCGCCGGGAAAAGGTTCCTCTCCGCCGCCGTTGAAGAAATAGGTAACATGGGCATACTTTTCTGTCTCCGCGATCCGTAGCTGATGCATACCCGCCTTACTCGCCTCTTCTCCGAGGATACGGGTCAGGCTCTGCGGAGGAAAGGCGATGGGAAAGGAAAAATCCGCTTCATATTCGGTCATGGTGACCAACTCCAACAGCTCAGGCCGGTTGCTGACATCAAAGCCTTGGAAGTTAGCATCGGCAAAGGCATGGCAGAGTTCCCGCACCCGATCAGCCCGGAAGTTGAAAAAGACAACGGCATCGCCATCGTTGATCCTGCCCACTGGCTGTCCCTCAGCATCAAGGAGTACTGTGGGGTTGATGAACTCATCGGTTTCCTTGCGTGCGTAGGCATCCTTGACCGCTTGCAAAGGATCTTCAGCCGTTAGACCTTGCCCGTTGACCAGAGCCTGCCATGCTTTTTCTACCCGGTCCCAGCGGGTATCCCGATCCATAGCCCAGTAACGACCGGACACCGTTGCCACTTGGCCGCAGCCGATCCGCTCAATAGCGGCAAGCAACTCTTCCATATAGCCTGCTCCGCTGGAGGGCGCAGTATCCCGACCGTCCATGAAGCAATGGATTTTGGCGTCAAGTCCTCTGGCTCCTGCCATTGCCAACAGGGCGGCCAGATGATTAAGGTGGGAATGGACCCCGCCGTCTGAAAGCAAACCGCAGAAATGAATTCGGCTGCCTGCGGCCTTGACCTGATCCATGACCTTGGTCAGGGCTGGGTTGTCGGCAAATTCACCCCGTTCCACAGCCCGGTTGATCCGAGTGTAGTCCTGATAGACAATTCGCCCAGACCCAATATTCAAATGCCCAACCTCAGAGTTACCCATCTGGCCTTCAGGCAAGCCGACCAGACCGTTATGGGCAACCAGGGTAGTCGAAGGACAGTCCGCAGCCCAGCGATCCATATTCGGGGTGCGGGCCACGGAAACCGCATTGGTTGCTGATGCCGGGGCAAGCCCCCATCCGTCCAGGATTGCCAGGACTACCGGCCTGTTGTCTGCCATCAGTCTTCCTCCTGCTCCTCAATGCCCAGTTCTTTCAGATCCACTCGGGGGGCATCATGCCAGAGCCCTTCCAGATCATAAAATTCCCGTTCATCCTTATAGAAGATATGGGCCACAATATCACCGAAATCCAGCAGGACCCATATACCTTCTTTCAGGCCCTCCGAGTGCGTACTGGACACCCGCTTGGAGCGCAGTTCCGCCTCAAGCGCGTCAGCTAGCCCCTGGACATGGCGGCTGGAACGACCGCTCATGATGACAAAATAATCAGTAAAGGAGGAGGAGGCATGAACGTCCAGGATAACCAAGTCTTCAGCCTTGGTCTCCAGTGCGGTGCGGGCGCAGATCTCGGCCAGTTCCAGTGGGGTTCGTTCGCAGTGTTCTTTTTTCAGCTGTCGCATCTTATGATATAACTCCTATCCCGGCCCAGCGGGCCGGGACAACAAAGAATGAAAATAGGTAGGATGAAGGAGTCACCCGACACTTTCATATAAAAAATAAGTTTATGAGGTTAAAAGGAGTACCCGGAATGGAGGGGTCAACTTTTCCCTTTTGCGGCCCTTGGCTTTCTTGGCGGGAATTCAAAGGTGATTTTTCCTTTATTGTCCATGCAGAGATATGCGTCAAAGGGCCGTTTCCTTTTTGAGATAAATCCCTTGATCAGCTCGGTTTTCCCATCAGTCAAGAGTTGGGCGATATTCTCCCGAGCGATGGAGCGTTCCAGGATGGTTTTTCCTATGCGTAATCCTATTTTCCGATCCCCTTCAAGAGCGGATTCAGACATATAGGCCATAGGGGTTTCAAAAACCTTGGTTTGATCCACAGGTGAGATGCCTATGGGCTCCTGCTGTTTAATGGCCTCCATATCAAGGTCATCAGTGGAGTCGGCAAATTGAAAAGAGACCTTGGAATCTTTGATGGAGACAGAGGCGGTAAAGGGCTTCCCTTTTTTGGAGCGAAAATCCGTGTACGGTCCAACGGTTTCTCCGCGAATCAGGAGGACGATCTCGTTGTCCTCCATAATTCTGCCGCCAAGAATCTTGCGGATCATCAATTTGCCGTCTTCTGACTGGTAGGCTGTTGCATTCTCAAAGAATACAACACCGTCAACCGGAGAAAACGGTGCCTCCTTGCGAACAGCTTCCTCGCCAGCTTTTACCTGTTCGACAATTTTGGCGGTTTGGTCGCGAATTTCCTGCATGAATTGCTCGCGGGTCATCTTGCCACGGAGAATTTGACTGAGCTTGTACTCCCATTCGCCGGTCAGTTCCGGTGAGGCAAGCACATCAATATCCCGTGCCTCCAGAAGGGCGAGTAGCTCAATGGCCTTGCCCGTGGGAATGAGTTCCTTTTGTTCCCGAACAACATATTTTTCATTGAGCAGCTTTTCAATTATAGCGGCACGGGTGGCAGGAGTGCCCAGACCTCGCTCTTTCATGGCCTCGGCCAGTTCTTCGTCATCCACCAGCTTACCGGAATGCTCCATAGCCGAGAGCAGGGTTGCCTCGGAAAAACGAGCAGGCGGTTTAGTGACAAGCTTTTTCTGTTCTATTTCCTTGCAAAGCACTGACTTGTCTTTTGGTAGGGCCACAAGGGTCTTTGCGTCACCGGCCCCGGGCTTGGACCCGTACACGGCCTTCCAACCCGGTTCCACCAGGATTTTTCCCTCGGTGAGAAAGGTCTCCTGCTCCACAATGGAAACCCGTCGGGTGTTATGAAAGATCGCCGCAGGAAAGAGGATCGCCAGGAAACGCTGCACGATCATCTGGTAGATCTTCAGTTCCGGTTCACTGAGGGTGCCGGGAAGGCCCGAGGTCGGAATGATCGCAAAATGATCACTTATTTTTTTATTATTAAAGAGCCGTTTATTCTTTTGGTTCTTTTTCAGATATCCTTTACTGAGAGCCTCAGCGGCAAATTCGCCGTATTGCCATCCTTGCTGGCGTTCCAGTACGTTATGGACAGACTCGGAATAATCTTCCGGCAAACAGCGACTGTCTGTTCTGGGATAGGTTATCAGTTTATGGCGCTCATACAGGGCCTGGGCAAGGCCCAAGGTGTTTTTGGCTGAGAAACCGAACCTGGAGTTGGCCTCCCGCTGCAGAGTGGTCAGATCGTAAAGCTGAGGCGGGGTCTGGCTGGAATCTTTATGGGTTTCCTCAACCGCTGCTTCTTTACCAAGGCATTTCTCCGCGATCGCTACAGCCTGCTTTTCTTCCCAAATGCGTTTTTTATTGGCATGGGGATTGTCCGGATCTTTTTTAAAGTCTGTGTCAATCCAGATTCCCTGATAGACAGCACCTTCGCAGTGAAAATCAGCATGCAGCTCCCAATAATCAGATGGGACAAAGGCGCGTCGTTCCGCTTCTCGCTTGACCAGTAAAGACAGGGTAGGGGTCTGAACTCGTCCGCAGGGGGTTTTTCGGAATCCCCCGTGGCGGGAGTTATAGCAGGTCAGAGCACGGGTTGCGTTAATACCGATGAGCCAGTCCGCCTCGGAGCGACAAAGAGCCGTGTCTTCAAGGCTCTGCATTTCTTCGTTTTCACGCAGATTTTGCAATCCTGTCTGGATGGAATTCAAGGTCATGGATTGGAGCCAGAGCCTGCGGATGGATTTTCCGGCCACAGATCTGGTATAGGCGTGCTTGAGGATGTATTTGAAGATGAGCTCACCTTCGCGACCGGCATCACAACCGTTGACAATAGTATCCACGTCCTTGCGCCGAATTAACTTGCTCAGGGCGTTGTACTGGGTCTTGGTATTGGGCAGAACGCTCAAGGGAAATTCTTCCGGCAGAATGGGGAGGTTGTCCAGGGTCCATTTCTGAAATTTCGGGTCAATCTCTTCGGGGAAACCGATAGAGACAAGATGTCCGACCGCATAGGAGACGATATAATCACCGCCCTCGAAATGGGTTTTGGATTTTGTGAATTTGCCGGGCAGGGCCTTGACAATGTCAGCGGCCACGCTGGGCTTTTCTGCTATGATGAGTGTTTTTCCCATGGTGAGTTTTGTCTGTGGCCAAGGGAGCTTGAATTCTTGGCTAAACGGTTCAGTTTTTTTGTTATTTTTGAGAGTTCGACGATTGTTACAGTATTTCTAAAACAAACCAGGCAATCATCAGCCCGGAAATAATCAGATTGGCAATGACCCCTCCCATGAAACCGAGAAAGGAGCCGAACCCGGAATGCAGAGCCTGTTTGATCTGCTCGCCCATGATCAGTTCACCGACGATAGCTCCGAGTAAGGGGCCGACAATAATGCCGATAGGTCCGAGGACAAAGACCAGCAAGGAGCCGAGCACCGCACCCCAGGCAGCCGCTTTTGAGCCACCGAACATTTTCACCCCAAAAGCTGTGGCGAGAAACTCGATCAGGTAGCTCAGGGCGACCAACACGGTTTGTCCGACAAAGAACCAGGCGGGTAAGCTGTCGAATCCTGTAATCAATCCGTAGACCACAAAGCCGACGAGGATCAACACCGTCCCTGGGAGAGCGGGGAAAATTGTCCCTACCAACCCTCCAATAATAAAGGGGATGCTTGCCAGGAAACCCCAAACATGAGGGTTGGCAAGGGTGACTGTATAGCATGAAGAGAACCAGTCTGCTATTGCCTGCATATACGCCTGCACAACGTCTCCGAGGTACAAAAAATGAATTAACGAAAGTAACTTCACGTGACTTTACACGACTTATGCCCGCTTCAGATAAAGCAGGGTAACAACAAAGAGGCTCAGACTGTGCAGGTTCTTCTTTCTGCACAGTCTGAGCCTTGAGCCTTCATATCAGTCGGGCTGAGATCAGCTTTATTGGTCAGGTGTAACCAAGTCGTCGTTATTTCGTTTGAGCAGGCTGTTCTTCCTGCACCGAAGCTGTGTCCTTATGCGCAGCTTCTTCTGACAGATCCTGCACCATGAGATGCATCTTTTCTTCCATACCCTGTTGTGCATTTTCCTGCTCGGTAATTTTAGAGAGCAGCACTTTTGTGTTGACCTTACAGGCCTGCAAATCACTACCTACCTCTGCAAGGTTCGCATTTCTTTCTTCAACAACCTTTTCAAAGCCGATGACCTGGGCGCGGAGAGATTCAGTTTCTGTTGAGGTTTCATTCTGTTTTTTCTGAAGTTGGGCAATCTGGGCTTCAGCCTGCGCTCTCAGTTCTGTCTGCTCTTTTTCGAGCTGGGCAATTCGAGCTTCAGCTTTCTTTAATTTTGCCAGTGCTTCATTGTACGCAGCATGTGTTTCTTGGACGTTTTGCTCATGCTTAGATCCGGTCTGCACCTGTTTAGCTTT from Candidatus Electrothrix communis encodes the following:
- the gpmI gene encoding 2,3-bisphosphoglycerate-independent phosphoglycerate mutase, producing the protein MADNRPVVLAILDGWGLAPASATNAVSVARTPNMDRWAADCPSTTLVAHNGLVGLPEGQMGNSEVGHLNIGSGRIVYQDYTRINRAVERGEFADNPALTKVMDQVKAAGSRIHFCGLLSDGGVHSHLNHLAALLAMAGARGLDAKIHCFMDGRDTAPSSGAGYMEELLAAIERIGCGQVATVSGRYWAMDRDTRWDRVEKAWQALVNGQGLTAEDPLQAVKDAYARKETDEFINPTVLLDAEGQPVGRINDGDAVVFFNFRADRVRELCHAFADANFQGFDVSNRPELLELVTMTEYEADFSFPIAFPPQSLTRILGEEASKAGMHQLRIAETEKYAHVTYFFNGGGEEPFPGEDRILIESPRDVATYDLKPAMSAVEVTDRLLATLTDQAAAGTPYDLVILNFANGDMVGHTGVIEAAVQACETVDLCLGRLAEQVQKMGGSLLVTADHGNAETMVNLETGQPHTAHTLNPVPLILVSEEHKDCTLKDGGALKDIAPTLMNLLGLEQPVEMEGISLIQV
- the rsfS gene encoding ribosome silencing factor; translated protein: MRQLKKEHCERTPLELAEICARTALETKAEDLVILDVHASSSFTDYFVIMSGRSSRHVQGLADALEAELRSKRVSSTHSEGLKEGIWVLLDFGDIVAHIFYKDEREFYDLEGLWHDAPRVDLKELGIEEQEED
- a CDS encoding DNA topoisomerase III — protein: MGKTLIIAEKPSVAADIVKALPGKFTKSKTHFEGGDYIVSYAVGHLVSIGFPEEIDPKFQKWTLDNLPILPEEFPLSVLPNTKTQYNALSKLIRRKDVDTIVNGCDAGREGELIFKYILKHAYTRSVAGKSIRRLWLQSMTLNSIQTGLQNLRENEEMQSLEDTALCRSEADWLIGINATRALTCYNSRHGGFRKTPCGRVQTPTLSLLVKREAERRAFVPSDYWELHADFHCEGAVYQGIWIDTDFKKDPDNPHANKKRIWEEKQAVAIAEKCLGKEAAVEETHKDSSQTPPQLYDLTTLQREANSRFGFSAKNTLGLAQALYERHKLITYPRTDSRCLPEDYSESVHNVLERQQGWQYGEFAAEALSKGYLKKNQKNKRLFNNKKISDHFAIIPTSGLPGTLSEPELKIYQMIVQRFLAILFPAAIFHNTRRVSIVEQETFLTEGKILVEPGWKAVYGSKPGAGDAKTLVALPKDKSVLCKEIEQKKLVTKPPARFSEATLLSAMEHSGKLVDDEELAEAMKERGLGTPATRAAIIEKLLNEKYVVREQKELIPTGKAIELLALLEARDIDVLASPELTGEWEYKLSQILRGKMTREQFMQEIRDQTAKIVEQVKAGEEAVRKEAPFSPVDGVVFFENATAYQSEDGKLMIRKILGGRIMEDNEIVLLIRGETVGPYTDFRSKKGKPFTASVSIKDSKVSFQFADSTDDLDMEAIKQQEPIGISPVDQTKVFETPMAYMSESALEGDRKIGLRIGKTILERSIARENIAQLLTDGKTELIKGFISKRKRPFDAYLCMDNKGKITFEFPPRKPRAAKGKS
- a CDS encoding DUF456 family protein → MQAIADWFSSCYTVTLANPHVWGFLASIPFIIGGLVGTIFPALPGTVLILVGFVVYGLITGFDSLPAWFFVGQTVLVALSYLIEFLATAFGVKMFGGSKAAAWGAVLGSLLVFVLGPIGIIVGPLLGAIVGELIMGEQIKQALHSGFGSFLGFMGGVIANLIISGLMIAWFVLEIL